A DNA window from Cydia splendana chromosome 24, ilCydSple1.2, whole genome shotgun sequence contains the following coding sequences:
- the LOC134802129 gene encoding M-phase inducer phosphatase 2-like — translation MWGESSQSCENNCQCSGLITDTFTINSGNSASKRRRDEALLSSFKNKMTPHSLNLSPKSPTPPKRRLGSKENCSPNVVQVQYLDLAHEITNSASNRCDEALLSSFKNKMTPHSLNLSPKSPTPPKRRLGSKENCSPNVDLSSLTRSPLFKLLDTPVFESPVSSQRSFKKISRIFEERSRFKMESERFEEETRAPFQFEQENWTATKLDFTDVLQTSFKEDFKTEDTFVPEKEELDPEFDTLHDLEEEFDNDTFDQCNKYEIISTDSPDIISRGRNPSNRKINGSFVFGAPLADTEQSTSFNRPARALNFEDSFEFPSPVIKKSSSSGSVKKSLKFSETPTKDSMKRLFTSESTTSMESGFVSEFDDQLLDIEESNSPKVANFDNLLSGQIKNNVISNVKQPLYRSKSFNPAQSKARVSLLSILESPQKRSQKRTEPAEGGESKRRKCEEIRPVLQRCFSENNASIMSALDRSDVNPDLIGDFSQPFALPLTRGNHSDLKSISCDTLAGLIRGDFDNVTEFQVIDCRYPYEFEGGHISGAQNLYTPTQILSLVQGPRPQGKVLVFHCEFSLERGPKLSRFLRSSDREKNKENYPSLHYPEVYLLHEGYRAFYQRHPELCSPAGYTAMLDPKHRDLLRQHRSVQQPSSSTHHRRNRLLF, via the exons CCTCATCACAGACACCTTCACCATCAACAGCGGCAACAGCGCCAGCAAGCGGCGGCGCGATGAGGCGCTCCTGAGCAGCTTCAAGAATAAGATGACACCGCACAGCCTGAACCTGTCACCCAAGTCCCCGACGCCGCCCAAACGGAGGTTGGGATCCAAGGAGAACTGCTCGCCTAATGTTG taCAAGTccagtacctagacttggctcacgagataaccaaCAGCGCCAGCAACCGGTGCGATGAGGCGCTCCTGAGCAGCTTCAAGAATAAGATGACACCGCACAGCCTGAACCTGTCACCCAAGTCCCCGACGCCGCCCAAACGGAGGTTGGGATCCAAGGAGAACTGCTCGCCTAATGTTG ACTTAAGCTCTCTCACCCGTTCTCCACTCTTTAAGCTGCTAGATACACCAGTGTTTGAGTCCCCGGTGAGCAGCCAGCGGTCCTTCAAGAAGATTAGCAGGATTTTCGAGGAGCGGAGTCGTTTCAAGATGGAGAGTGAGAGGTTTGAGGAGGAGACTAGGGCTCCGTTCCAGTTTGAGCAGGAGAACTGGACTGCGACTAAG TTGGACTTCACCGACGTTCTCCAAACGTCATTCAAAGAAGATTTTAAGACTGAAGACACTTTCGTCCCAGAAAAAGAAGAATTGGACCCAGAATTCGACACCCTCCACGACCTAGAGGAAGAATTTGATAACGACACATTCGATCAATGTAACAAGTATGAAATAATCTCCACGGACAGCCCGGATATCATATCTAGAGGCAGAAATCCTTCAAACAGAAAAATTAATGGAAGCTTCGTCTTCGGAGCACCTTTAGCGGACACAGAACAGTCCACCTCCTTCAACCGGCCAGCGAGAGCCTTAAACTTTGAGGACAGCTTCGAATTCCCTTCACCGGTCATCAAGAAAAGCTCAAGCTCGGGCTCTGTTAAAAAATCACTCAAATTCAGCGAGACACCAACGAAGGACTCAATGAAGCGGTTATTCACTTCGGAAAGCACTACTTCAATGGAAAGCGGCTTTGTATCCGAGTTTGATGACCAGCTTTTAGATATTGAAGAATCTAATTCTCCTAAAGTAGCTAATTTTGATAATTTGCTATCGGGACAGATTAAGAATAACGTTATAAGTAATGTTAAGCAGCCGTTATATAGGAGTAAAAGTTTCAACCCGGCCCAGTCTAAAGCGAGGGTGTCTCTGCTGTCCATATTGGAGTCTCCGCAGAAGAGGAGTCAGAAGAGGACGGAGCCGGCGGAGGGGGGGGAGAGTAAGAGGAGGAAGTGTGAGGAAATAAGGCCGGTGCTGCAGCGGTGCTTCTCTGAGAATAACGCTTCGATTATGTCAGCTTTGGACCGAT CGGATGTGAACCCGGACCTGATCGGAGACTTCAGCCAGCCCTTTGCGCTGCCGCTGACCAGAGGCAACCACTCAGACTTGAAGAGCATCTCATGTGACACCCTGGCCGGCCTCATACGGGGCGACTTTGATAACGTCACCGAATTCCAG GTGATCGACTGCCGATACCCCTACGAGTTTGAAGGTGGCCACATCTCCGGAGCACAGAACCTGTACACCCCCACCCAGATCCTGTCCCTCGTCCAAGGACCGAGGCCGCAGGGCAAGGTGCTGGTCTTCCACTGCGAGTTCTCCCTGGAGAGAGGGCCTAAGCT CTCTCGCTTCCTCCGCTCCTCCGACCGCGAGAAGAATAAAGAGAACTACCCCTCCCTCCACTACCCCGAGGTCTACCTCCTCCACGAGGGCTACCGCGCCTTCTACCAGCGACATCCGGAGCTCTGCTCGCCGGCCGGATACACCGCCATGTTGGATCCGAAACACAGGGATCTGCTGAGGCAGCACCGCTCTGTACAGCAACCCTCGTCTTCTACGCATCATAGGAGGAATCGGCTGCTGTTTTAG